In one window of Corynebacterium mycetoides DNA:
- the manA gene encoding mannose-6-phosphate isomerase, class I has protein sequence MALKLTGTMHNYAWGHTDLIADLQGREPSGTPEAELWFGAHPSAPSLTEAGPLDEVIARDGAEPLPFLVKLLAAAKPLSLQAHPSREQARAGFARENAAGIAVDAPDRNYRDANHKPEILIALTEFRAMAGFRPIPRTLELVRAFNLPALAELERLLVDASLDASDKLSRALTWAMESEAADAVAQRATELTGNEVARNLAFIAREYPGDSGVVAALLLNHVTLAPGEAIFLSAGNLHAYLCGLGVEVMANSDNVLRGGLTAKHIDTAELFSVLKFEALEDPRVAVVGGRYAVPVDDFRVAPLGDLENGATVSGPAIVINTAGQLTVGGVILGPGEAAWISPSEGPLTAAGKGAVAFAVTQE, from the coding sequence GTGGCCCTAAAGCTCACTGGCACAATGCACAACTACGCCTGGGGGCACACGGACCTGATCGCCGACCTGCAGGGGCGTGAGCCGTCCGGCACACCGGAGGCGGAGCTGTGGTTCGGCGCGCACCCGAGCGCGCCCTCGCTGACCGAGGCGGGCCCGCTCGACGAGGTGATCGCCCGCGACGGCGCGGAGCCCTTGCCGTTTCTGGTGAAGCTGCTGGCCGCCGCCAAGCCGTTGTCGCTGCAGGCGCACCCCTCCCGCGAGCAGGCCCGCGCCGGGTTCGCGCGCGAGAACGCCGCCGGGATCGCCGTTGATGCGCCCGACCGCAACTATCGCGACGCCAATCACAAGCCCGAGATCCTCATCGCGCTCACGGAGTTTCGCGCGATGGCGGGCTTCCGGCCCATCCCCCGCACGCTCGAGCTCGTGCGCGCCTTTAATCTGCCCGCGCTCGCCGAGCTTGAGCGCCTGCTTGTCGACGCCTCCCTCGACGCTTCCGACAAGCTATCCCGCGCCCTGACCTGGGCGATGGAATCGGAGGCAGCAGACGCCGTGGCGCAGCGTGCCACAGAGTTGACGGGCAACGAGGTCGCCCGCAATCTCGCGTTCATCGCGCGCGAATACCCCGGTGACAGCGGCGTGGTGGCGGCGCTGCTGCTCAACCACGTCACGCTCGCACCGGGCGAGGCGATTTTTCTGTCCGCCGGAAACCTCCACGCCTACCTGTGCGGGCTGGGCGTGGAAGTGATGGCGAACTCGGACAACGTGCTGCGCGGCGGGTTGACCGCCAAGCACATCGACACCGCGGAGCTGTTTTCCGTGCTGAAGTTCGAGGCCCTGGAGGACCCGCGGGTCGCCGTAGTCGGCGGGCGCTACGCGGTCCCGGTGGATGACTTCCGCGTCGCCCCCCTGGGCGACCTGGAAAACGGCGCCACGGTGAGCGGACCCGCGATCGTGATTAATACCGCAGGTCAGCTCACCGTGGGCGGCGTCATTCTCGGTCCGGGTGAGGCCGCGTGGATCTCTCCCTCCGAGGGCCCGTTGACCGCAGCCGGTAAGGGCGCGGTCGCCTTCGCAGTCACGCAGGAGTGA
- a CDS encoding cold-shock protein has translation MAQGTVKWFNGDKGFGFIAPNDGSADVFVHFSEIQGTGYRNLEENQQVEFEIGEGAKGPQAQQVVAL, from the coding sequence ATGGCACAGGGCACTGTGAAATGGTTCAACGGCGACAAGGGCTTCGGCTTCATCGCTCCTAACGACGGTTCCGCGGACGTGTTCGTCCACTTCTCGGAGATCCAGGGCACCGGATACCGCAACCTCGAGGAGAACCAGCAGGTCGAGTTCGAGATCGGCGAAGGCGCAAAGGGCCCCCAGGCCCAGCAGGTCGTCGCACTCTAA
- a CDS encoding alpha-amylase family protein, which translates to MIRDTIWWHVYPLGATGAPIRNRAGGDAGHRLRSLEPWLDYLIELGCDGLLLGPIFESVTHGYDTLDHYTVDSRLGTDADVDWLLAECASRGIKVMFDGVFNHVARSHPAVGAGLAGNTDWEGHGELATLHHDDPRVRDMVTDIMYHWLRRGISGWRLDVAYSVPADFWSDVLGRVRAEFPDALFLGEVIHGDYAEIAQAGTMDSVTQYELWKALWSSLHDVNFWELAHAIERHRDIAARVLPNIFVGNHDVDRIASKVGQDKALVATALMLTLPGMPSIYYGDEQGFEGLRTTGFEADDAVRPALPASPDELSPLGRWIFEQHQALIGLRRRNAWLVGASAEVLDKTNETISLRSFTDDAELLVDAWLAPSPGIRVHSGGQTLYEWPRA; encoded by the coding sequence TTGATTCGAGACACCATCTGGTGGCACGTCTACCCGCTCGGCGCAACGGGCGCTCCCATCCGCAACAGGGCGGGCGGGGACGCCGGACACCGCCTGCGTTCGCTCGAGCCCTGGCTGGATTACCTCATCGAGCTCGGGTGCGACGGCCTGCTGCTGGGCCCGATCTTCGAGTCGGTGACCCACGGCTACGACACCCTCGACCACTACACGGTGGATTCCCGCCTGGGCACGGACGCCGACGTCGACTGGCTGCTGGCAGAGTGCGCCTCCCGCGGCATCAAGGTCATGTTCGACGGCGTGTTCAACCACGTCGCGCGCTCCCACCCAGCGGTCGGCGCTGGGCTCGCGGGGAACACCGATTGGGAGGGACACGGGGAGCTGGCCACGCTCCACCACGATGATCCGCGCGTGCGCGACATGGTGACCGACATCATGTACCACTGGCTGCGGCGCGGCATCAGCGGCTGGCGTCTCGACGTCGCGTATTCCGTCCCCGCAGACTTCTGGTCCGACGTTCTCGGCCGCGTCCGCGCCGAGTTCCCCGACGCCTTGTTCCTCGGAGAGGTGATCCACGGCGACTACGCCGAGATCGCCCAGGCCGGAACCATGGACTCCGTCACCCAATACGAGCTGTGGAAGGCCCTGTGGTCCTCCCTGCACGACGTGAACTTCTGGGAGCTCGCCCACGCCATCGAGCGCCACCGCGACATCGCCGCCCGGGTCCTGCCGAACATCTTCGTTGGCAATCACGACGTCGACCGCATCGCATCCAAGGTGGGTCAGGACAAGGCTCTGGTTGCCACCGCGCTCATGCTCACGCTGCCCGGCATGCCTTCAATCTACTACGGCGACGAGCAGGGCTTCGAGGGGCTGCGCACCACCGGTTTCGAGGCCGACGACGCGGTGCGCCCGGCCCTCCCCGCCAGCCCGGACGAGCTGTCCCCCCTGGGACGGTGGATATTTGAACAACACCAGGCGCTCATCGGCCTGCGCCGCCGCAACGCGTGGCTCGTCGGCGCGTCCGCGGAGGTGCTGGACAAGACGAACGAGACCATCTCGCTGCGGTCGTTCACCGACGATGCCGAATTGCTTGTCGACGCCTGGCTGGCGCCGTCCCCCGGCATCCGCGTCCACTCGGGCGGGCAGACGCTCTACGAGTGGCCGCGCGCTTAA
- a CDS encoding SRPBCC family protein — protein sequence MKDFSTSFTIDVPRDEVYSAICQPQRWWDDSIETTGGSVGEKGGEFRFDNDSTYAELTVAEADEGDRLVWRVEPTDRGGEDKEWGNTDIIFDLEDAGDGSTRVNFTHRGMHQREHNYADIAEEWKKRLTERLEPLIRKGQNI from the coding sequence TTGAAGGATTTTTCAACATCTTTTACTATCGACGTCCCCCGCGACGAGGTCTACAGCGCGATCTGCCAGCCGCAGCGGTGGTGGGACGACTCGATCGAAACAACCGGCGGGTCGGTCGGCGAAAAGGGCGGGGAGTTCCGCTTCGACAACGACTCCACGTACGCCGAGCTCACGGTCGCGGAAGCGGACGAGGGCGACCGCCTGGTGTGGCGCGTGGAGCCGACGGACCGGGGCGGCGAGGACAAGGAGTGGGGCAACACCGACATCATCTTCGATCTGGAGGACGCGGGCGACGGAAGCACCCGGGTCAACTTCACGCACCGGGGCATGCACCAGCGCGAACACAACTACGCCGACATCGCGGAGGAATGGAAGAAGCGCCTCACCGAGCGCCTCGAGCCGCTGATCCGCAAAGGGCAGAACATCTAG
- the bsaP gene encoding biotin synthase auxiliary protein BsaP: MKTPASTELADAVASGRVSFSHPEGREWDVPRICPLCGRRMVVKLNPFGWVATCSRHGEFRSEWLER; encoded by the coding sequence GTGAAAACGCCCGCAAGCACCGAGCTTGCCGACGCCGTCGCGTCCGGCCGAGTCAGCTTCTCCCACCCCGAAGGGCGGGAGTGGGACGTGCCGCGCATCTGCCCGCTGTGCGGGCGCCGAATGGTGGTCAAGCTCAACCCGTTCGGCTGGGTTGCCACCTGCTCGCGCCACGGGGAGTTTCGCTCCGAGTGGCTCGAGCGCTAA
- the bioB gene encoding biotin synthase BioB, with amino-acid sequence MHTIVDTARATVLEGGEGLTQDQILEVLTIPDEHLTDLLELAHQVRVAHCGVEVSLEGIISLKTGGCPEDCHFCSQSGLFESPVRAVTLNIDELVEAARQSAKMGASEFCIVAAVKGPTERLLDQVKDAIQAINAEVDISISASLGILTRDQARRLREMGVSRYNHNFETARSFFPNVVTTHTWQERRDTLEYVRAEGMEVCCGGIIGLGESLEQRAEFAAQLADVAPHEVPMNFLDPRPGTPFADRPLVSQGEALRAVAAFRLAMPSAQLRFAGGTELALGDDGTERGLLGGANAIIGGNYLTTAGRPIERDRDAVDRVVFETIKVL; translated from the coding sequence ATGCACACCATTGTCGACACCGCCCGCGCCACCGTTCTCGAAGGCGGCGAGGGCCTTACCCAGGACCAGATCCTCGAGGTCCTCACCATCCCCGATGAGCACCTGACCGACCTTTTGGAGCTCGCCCACCAGGTCCGCGTCGCCCACTGCGGCGTGGAGGTCAGCCTGGAGGGGATCATCTCCCTGAAAACCGGCGGCTGCCCCGAGGACTGCCACTTCTGCTCCCAGTCGGGCCTGTTCGAGTCCCCCGTGCGCGCGGTGACCTTGAACATCGACGAGCTGGTGGAGGCCGCGCGACAGTCCGCCAAGATGGGCGCGAGCGAGTTCTGCATCGTCGCCGCCGTGAAGGGCCCCACCGAACGCCTGCTTGACCAGGTCAAAGACGCCATCCAGGCGATCAACGCCGAGGTGGACATCTCAATCTCCGCCTCGCTCGGCATCCTCACCCGCGACCAGGCCCGCCGCCTCCGCGAGATGGGCGTGAGCCGCTACAACCACAACTTCGAAACCGCCCGCTCCTTCTTCCCCAACGTGGTGACCACCCACACCTGGCAGGAGCGGCGCGACACCCTTGAGTACGTCCGCGCCGAGGGGATGGAGGTGTGCTGCGGCGGCATCATCGGGCTCGGCGAGTCGCTCGAGCAGCGCGCGGAGTTCGCGGCCCAGCTGGCTGACGTTGCCCCCCACGAGGTGCCGATGAATTTCCTCGACCCGCGCCCCGGCACCCCGTTCGCCGACCGCCCGCTGGTGTCCCAAGGTGAGGCGCTGCGCGCCGTCGCCGCCTTCCGCCTGGCCATGCCCAGCGCCCAGCTGCGCTTCGCCGGGGGCACCGAGCTCGCGCTTGGCGACGACGGCACTGAACGCGGCCTCCTCGGCGGCGCGAACGCGATCATCGGGGGCAACTACCTGACCACCGCGGGCCGGCCCATCGAGCGCGACCGCGACGCCGTGGACCGCGTGGTGTTCGAGACCATCAAGGTTTTGTAA
- a CDS encoding M20/M25/M40 family metallo-hydrolase, translating to MTNTISPAEAAVSLLKELIRNACVNDLTPDSGNEVRNADTLESFFAGTGVRVQRFEPHPSRVSIAFTIDGSDPEAEPLTLLGHTDVVPVDLPRWTRDPFAAEEDGGRIYGRGATDMLYITAAMAAVTRDVALSGTRPRGTLTFVGCADEEARGGLGAGWIAQNHPDAFSWRNCLSEEGGSHLPVADGTDALVVVVGEKGAAQRRLTVHGDAGHGSTPYGRELTVGLIAEVARRIAATSPEVSGDDLWQGYVRAFRFDPATEQALIDGSGYAALKDLARYSHAMSHLTVSPTVLRAGSAINVLPSTASLELDIRPLPGQTQGEIDDMLREALGDLAQRVTIEHLITEDATVSPASGPLYSAIVDTFDEFFPGVPVVPTIAAGGSDLRFARRAGGVGYGFALHRRGQTLGNVLDLLHSHDEYVEVEDVKLTVSAYRSLVHRFLGA from the coding sequence ATGACCAACACCATTTCTCCGGCCGAGGCGGCGGTGTCCCTGCTGAAGGAACTGATCCGCAACGCGTGTGTGAACGACTTGACCCCGGATTCGGGCAACGAGGTCCGCAATGCCGATACCCTGGAGTCCTTCTTCGCCGGCACCGGCGTGCGCGTGCAACGCTTCGAGCCCCACCCGTCGCGCGTGTCCATCGCCTTCACCATCGACGGCTCCGACCCCGAGGCGGAGCCGCTCACCCTGCTCGGGCACACGGATGTGGTGCCCGTCGACCTGCCGCGGTGGACGCGCGACCCCTTCGCCGCCGAGGAGGACGGTGGCAGAATCTACGGCCGCGGAGCGACGGACATGCTCTACATCACCGCCGCCATGGCTGCGGTGACCCGCGACGTCGCCCTCTCCGGAACCCGGCCGCGCGGAACCCTCACCTTCGTCGGGTGCGCCGACGAGGAAGCCCGCGGCGGCCTGGGCGCAGGGTGGATTGCACAGAACCACCCCGACGCCTTCAGCTGGCGCAACTGCCTCTCCGAGGAAGGCGGCAGCCACTTGCCGGTTGCGGACGGGACGGACGCCCTGGTTGTCGTCGTGGGCGAAAAGGGCGCCGCCCAGCGCCGCCTGACGGTGCACGGCGACGCCGGGCACGGTTCCACGCCGTACGGGCGGGAACTAACCGTCGGGCTCATCGCCGAGGTCGCGCGGCGGATCGCCGCCACTTCCCCCGAGGTCAGCGGCGACGACCTGTGGCAGGGGTATGTGCGCGCCTTCCGCTTCGACCCCGCCACCGAGCAGGCGCTTATCGACGGCTCCGGGTACGCCGCCCTAAAAGACCTCGCACGCTACTCCCACGCAATGAGCCACCTGACCGTCTCCCCCACCGTGCTGCGTGCGGGCTCCGCCATCAATGTGCTGCCGTCGACCGCCTCGCTGGAGCTGGACATCAGGCCGCTGCCCGGCCAGACGCAGGGTGAGATCGACGACATGTTGCGCGAGGCTTTAGGAGACCTCGCGCAGCGCGTGACCATCGAGCACCTGATCACGGAGGACGCCACCGTCTCGCCAGCCTCGGGCCCGCTCTATAGCGCGATCGTGGACACCTTCGACGAGTTCTTTCCCGGCGTGCCCGTCGTACCCACCATCGCCGCCGGCGGATCCGACCTGCGCTTCGCGCGGCGCGCGGGCGGGGTCGGATACGGATTCGCGCTGCACCGGCGTGGCCAAACCCTCGGCAACGTGCTGGATCTATTGCACTCCCACGACGAATACGTCGAGGTAGAGGACGTCAAGCTCACCGTGAGCGCCTACCGCAGCCTGGTGCACCGGTTTCTGGGAGCCTGA
- a CDS encoding TetR/AcrR family transcriptional regulator: MARREMSTDPRAVRTRATLINSTIGLLKTNRAETLSVSQIVKEGKLSRQVFYEHFADRDALLYAAGEKMIETAFEWSKEHARSFSGPEGLVTSLFTAIEPHREAMRNLCDGPVHWRIHSYSVGKLIPFLETELRANLERSGAEVVEENLRPTAELLANGVAAQLTEAVREGRTVAETRDVMRRCRATLDALRYDQP, from the coding sequence GTGGCGAGACGGGAAATGAGCACGGACCCGCGCGCCGTGCGCACCCGCGCGACGCTCATTAATTCTACGATCGGGCTGCTCAAGACGAACCGGGCGGAGACGCTGTCTGTGTCCCAAATTGTCAAGGAGGGAAAGCTCAGCCGGCAGGTCTTCTACGAGCACTTCGCCGACCGCGATGCCTTGCTGTACGCGGCGGGGGAGAAGATGATCGAGACCGCGTTCGAGTGGTCGAAAGAACACGCGCGCTCCTTCAGTGGGCCGGAGGGCTTGGTTACCAGCCTGTTCACGGCCATCGAGCCGCACCGGGAGGCAATGCGGAACCTGTGCGACGGGCCGGTGCATTGGCGCATCCACAGCTACAGCGTGGGCAAGCTCATTCCGTTCCTGGAGACGGAGCTGCGCGCCAACCTCGAGCGGTCCGGTGCGGAGGTCGTGGAGGAGAATCTGCGGCCCACCGCCGAGTTGCTGGCGAACGGGGTGGCCGCCCAGCTTACGGAGGCAGTCCGCGAAGGCCGCACGGTTGCCGAGACGCGCGACGTGATGCGGCGCTGCCGCGCGACCCTCGACGCTTTGAGGTACGACCAGCCCTAA
- a CDS encoding IS1249 family transposase, protein MPKNQPRCQVCGGETKRNGKTSANRTRWRCKICGASTTKQRPDITNSAAFAAFIAHLTTGASLRTAAAEAGCHPRTLQRRFEYFWLVDVPDPTIGHEGRVYDQVFIDGTYTAGGCLIVAATLDHVIAWHWCTRETTGDYQKLLERIPAPLIAVIDGGQGAASAIKTCWPTTKVQRCLVHAQRVVRRHTTSRPRTDAGRAIYQLALNLTKITDLDEAAAWGAQLHEYGNVYRDWMNQKTWTTDPATRQRTWSWTHERTRKAYNSLNHLWRNNLLFVYLEPPDGVLDANRIKSTTNSLEGGINAQLKLLTRTHRGRSGEHQRRMLEWWLYLQTELPDDPVEIARQSNWGQDQLAKVSTLTHNENHADHETGRPALYDNAIDTNYTHSIGIQKGHI, encoded by the coding sequence ATGCCGAAGAACCAACCCCGATGCCAGGTGTGCGGCGGCGAGACGAAACGCAACGGGAAGACCTCCGCCAACCGCACCCGGTGGCGGTGCAAAATCTGCGGCGCTTCCACCACCAAGCAGCGCCCCGATATCACCAACTCCGCAGCCTTCGCAGCATTTATCGCCCACCTCACGACCGGTGCGAGCTTGAGAACCGCTGCTGCCGAAGCAGGGTGTCATCCGCGTACCCTGCAACGCCGGTTTGAATACTTCTGGCTAGTTGATGTCCCCGATCCCACGATCGGGCACGAAGGCCGGGTCTACGACCAGGTCTTCATCGACGGCACCTACACCGCCGGCGGGTGTCTCATCGTAGCCGCCACCTTGGATCACGTCATCGCCTGGCACTGGTGCACACGTGAGACCACCGGCGACTACCAAAAGCTCCTCGAACGTATCCCCGCGCCCCTGATCGCTGTCATCGACGGCGGCCAAGGCGCTGCCAGCGCAATCAAGACATGCTGGCCCACAACGAAAGTGCAGCGCTGCCTCGTCCACGCCCAACGCGTGGTACGCCGACACACCACCTCACGCCCACGCACCGATGCAGGACGAGCGATCTACCAGCTCGCGCTCAACCTCACGAAGATCACCGATCTTGACGAGGCGGCCGCGTGGGGTGCGCAGCTACACGAATACGGCAACGTCTACCGCGACTGGATGAACCAGAAAACGTGGACAACCGACCCGGCGACACGGCAACGCACCTGGTCATGGACGCATGAACGCACCCGCAAGGCCTACAACAGCCTCAACCACCTGTGGCGAAACAACCTACTGTTCGTCTACCTCGAACCACCCGACGGTGTCCTCGATGCCAACCGGATCAAATCCACCACCAACAGCCTTGAAGGCGGCATCAACGCCCAACTGAAACTGCTGACCCGCACCCACCGCGGACGATCCGGGGAGCATCAGCGTCGGATGCTGGAGTGGTGGCTGTATCTGCAAACGGAACTGCCTGACGATCCTGTTGAGATCGCCAGGCAGTCCAACTGGGGCCAGGACCAACTCGCCAAAGTATCCACCCTGACCCACAACGAGAACCACGCCGACCACGAAACCGGACGACCAGCCCTCTACGACAACGCTATCGACACCAACTACACACACTCAATCGGCATCCAAAAAGGCCACATCTAA
- a CDS encoding App1 family protein, with translation MGIADIARSAERRLVRAGVRRKSRANWVPRATGFTGYGSPERARVVGRVLMEDPAGNHGVAQRGWRQFITTPVPETPVTVELGGQRVHARTNEEGYFEVLILGHGLEPGWHEATVTVVLSGIREPAPVQIIGDEVTRGIISDVDDTVMVTMLPRAVLAAWNSWVKKTNTRQPVEGMAQFYAALREADEPVFYLSTGAWNTYDTLVEFVARHGLPRGPLLLTDWGPTPTGLFRSGPEHKRVQLRNLLIDFPNITFTLVGDDGQHDPMIYSDLVFEHPDRVELVAIRELSPSEHVLAHGSTTTIAQPGNYRGVPSISGRDGHALKAEWDKLSGSV, from the coding sequence ATGGGTATCGCAGATATTGCACGGTCCGCGGAACGGCGCCTGGTGCGCGCGGGGGTGCGCCGGAAGTCGCGCGCGAACTGGGTGCCCCGGGCGACGGGGTTCACCGGCTACGGCAGCCCCGAGCGGGCCCGGGTGGTGGGCCGGGTGCTCATGGAGGACCCCGCCGGCAACCACGGCGTTGCGCAGCGAGGGTGGCGCCAATTCATCACCACCCCCGTGCCGGAAACCCCCGTGACGGTCGAGCTCGGCGGGCAGCGGGTTCACGCGCGCACCAACGAGGAGGGGTACTTCGAGGTTCTCATCCTGGGCCACGGGCTGGAACCCGGGTGGCACGAGGCCACCGTCACCGTCGTGCTCAGCGGGATCCGGGAACCCGCTCCCGTGCAGATCATCGGCGACGAGGTCACACGCGGCATCATCTCGGACGTGGACGACACCGTCATGGTGACCATGCTGCCGCGGGCGGTGCTCGCGGCCTGGAACTCGTGGGTGAAAAAGACCAACACGCGGCAGCCGGTCGAGGGGATGGCGCAGTTCTACGCCGCGCTGCGCGAGGCCGACGAGCCGGTGTTCTACCTCTCCACCGGCGCGTGGAACACCTACGACACCCTGGTCGAATTCGTTGCACGCCACGGCCTCCCGCGGGGACCGCTGCTGCTGACGGACTGGGGGCCCACGCCCACCGGCCTGTTCCGCTCCGGGCCCGAGCATAAGCGCGTGCAGCTGCGCAACCTGCTTATCGACTTCCCCAACATCACGTTCACCTTGGTCGGCGACGACGGCCAGCACGACCCGATGATCTACTCCGATCTCGTCTTCGAGCACCCGGACCGGGTGGAGCTGGTGGCCATCCGTGAGCTCTCGCCCTCCGAGCACGTCCTCGCCCACGGCAGCACCACGACGATCGCGCAACCGGGCAACTACCGGGGCGTTCCCTCCATCTCGGGCCGCGACGGCCACGCGCTGAAAGCCGAGTGGGACAAACTCTCAGGTAGCGTTTAA
- a CDS encoding zinc-dependent alcohol dehydrogenase — protein sequence MKALTWQAKRTVSVETVPDPQIIEPTDAIVRITSTAICGSDLHLYEVLGPFMDKGDIIGHEPMGIVEEVGSAVTNIKPGDRVVIPFNVSCGHCYMCRRGLQSQCETTQVHEYNTGGTLLGYSRLYGSLPGGQAELLRVPHADYGPIKVPQVGEDERYLFLSDVVPTAWQAVQYANTDEGGTLAVLGLGPIGQMSARIGKHLGLRVIAVDPVSERREMAERHGIETLGSLDGTADLLRELTDGRGPDAVIDAVGMEAHGAPVAGVAQAATGLLPSPAGRAMMQNAGVDRLSALYTAIDAVRRGGTISLAGVYGGAKDPLPMLNIFDKQIELRMGQCNVRNWVDDLLPLVDDPSDPLGVLDLKTHTASLDEGPEMYEKFQKKEDGCIKVVLKP from the coding sequence ATGAAAGCCTTAACGTGGCAAGCAAAACGGACGGTGAGTGTGGAAACCGTCCCCGACCCCCAGATCATCGAACCGACCGACGCCATCGTGCGTATCACCTCCACCGCGATCTGCGGTTCCGACCTTCACCTCTACGAAGTCCTCGGGCCGTTCATGGACAAGGGCGACATCATCGGCCACGAGCCGATGGGCATCGTCGAGGAAGTCGGCTCGGCCGTGACCAACATTAAGCCCGGCGACCGCGTCGTCATCCCCTTCAACGTCTCCTGCGGGCACTGCTACATGTGCCGCCGCGGCCTGCAGTCCCAGTGCGAGACGACCCAGGTCCACGAGTACAACACCGGCGGCACCCTGCTCGGCTACTCCCGTCTCTACGGCTCGCTGCCCGGCGGCCAGGCCGAGCTTCTGCGGGTGCCTCACGCTGATTACGGCCCCATCAAGGTCCCCCAGGTCGGCGAGGACGAGCGCTACCTCTTCCTTTCCGACGTCGTGCCCACCGCGTGGCAGGCGGTCCAGTACGCCAACACCGATGAGGGCGGCACCTTGGCCGTGCTCGGCCTCGGCCCGATCGGGCAGATGTCCGCGCGCATTGGCAAGCACCTCGGGCTGCGCGTCATCGCCGTGGACCCGGTGAGCGAGCGCCGCGAGATGGCGGAGCGCCACGGCATCGAGACCCTCGGTTCCCTCGACGGCACCGCAGACCTCCTGCGCGAGCTGACCGACGGCCGCGGCCCCGACGCCGTGATCGACGCCGTCGGCATGGAGGCCCACGGCGCCCCCGTCGCAGGTGTGGCGCAGGCCGCCACCGGCCTCCTGCCCTCCCCCGCCGGTCGCGCGATGATGCAGAACGCGGGCGTGGACCGCCTCTCGGCCCTCTACACCGCCATCGACGCCGTGCGCCGCGGCGGCACCATCTCACTCGCCGGCGTCTACGGCGGCGCGAAGGATCCGCTGCCCATGCTCAACATTTTTGACAAGCAGATTGAGCTGCGGATGGGGCAGTGTAACGTGCGCAACTGGGTCGATGACCTTCTGCCGCTTGTCGACGATCCCTCGGACCCGCTCGGCGTGCTGGACCTGAAGACCCACACCGCGTCCCTGGATGAGGGCCCCGAGATGTACGAGAAGTTCCAGAAGAAGGAAGACGGCTGCATCAAGGTGGTGCTCAAGCCGTAA